The following are encoded together in the Lathyrus oleraceus cultivar Zhongwan6 chromosome 3, CAAS_Psat_ZW6_1.0, whole genome shotgun sequence genome:
- the LOC127130476 gene encoding uncharacterized protein LOC127130476, producing the protein MEQLQENQVVLQKEVSQIRSQMRQLMETIQAVARGQDFMAQMQEEMNQRASTTNPPTPPAVETPTPVPQVDPPININAPGVVPNDNPRPHVFETDDQLDAFFSPRDASQDDAFGSASNKVERKVKAIEEKLKEMGSTDVLGLDATEMCLVPGVIIPAKFKVPDFEKYRGNSDPRTHSRVYCRKMATYSSDDKLLMHFFQDSLNGASLDWYMQLEGNHIHTWREMVEAFLKHYQYNTDMAPNRTQLQNLTQRSEESFKEYAQRWRELAARVQPPLLERELVDMFMGNLQGPYLDRMVGSTSSGFSDLVLSGERIENMIKMGKIQNSASTSSASKKPFVPYGKKREGETNVASIIRTRNPTYPQVATIAPIQPSQQQPFAIPVQTQQQQWELGPLPKVFPPGYDANARCEFHFGAPGHSIENCKALKYKVQDLIDSKAIMFAPK; encoded by the exons ATGGAGCAACTTCAAGAGAACCAAGTTGTCCTTCAGAAAGAAGTATCCCAAATACGGTCCCAAATGCGGCAGTTGATGGAGACTATTCAAGCAGTCGCAAGAGGCCAAGACTTTATGGCACAAATGCAAGAAGAAATGAACCAACGTGCCAGCACTACCAATCCTCCTACCCCTCCAGCGGTCGAGACTCCGACTCCAGTTCCTCAAGTTGATCCTCCAATTAACATTAATGCACCTGGCGTTGTTCCAAACGACAATCCTCGTCCTCATGTTTTTGAGACAGACGACCAACTCGATGCATTCTTCAGCCCAAGGGATGCTTCTCAGGATGACGCCTTCGGTTCAGCATCCAACAAGGTGGAGAGGAAGGTAAAGGCTATCGAGGAAAAGCTCAAGGAAATGGGGAGCACTGATGTTTTAGGCCTTGATGCGACAGAAATGTGCTTGGTACCTGGGGTCATCATTCCGGCCAAGTTCAAAGTtccggactttgaaaaatatagGGGAAATAGCGACCCTAGGACACACAGTAGGGTATACTGCCGAAAGATGGCTACCTACTCCAGCGATGATAaacttttaatgcatttttttCAGGATTCCCTCAatggggcatctttggattggtatatgcAACTTGAGGGCAACCATATTCACACCTGGAGGGAAATGGTTGAGGCATTCCTCAAGCactatcagtacaacactgatatGGCACCTAATCGTACGCAATTGCAAAATCTGACTCAGAGGTCTGAGGAgtccttcaaagagtatgcccagcgGTGGAGGGAATTAGCTGCTAGGGTACAACCCCCATTGCTAGAAAGGGAACTGGTAGACATGTTTATGGGAAACCTGCAAGGTCCATACCTTGATAGAATGGTAGGGAGCACCTCTTCGGGCTTTTCCGACCTAGTCTTATCCGGTGAAAGGATAGAAAATATGATTAAAATGGGAAAGATCCAGAACTCTGCCAGTACTTCTAGTGCATCGAAGAAACCTTTTGTTCCCTACGGTAAAAAACGAGAAGGCGAGACCAATGTTGCCTCCATCATTCGAACAAGAAATCCCACTTATCCACAAGTAGCTACCATAGCTCCCATCCAACCAAGTCAACAACAACCATTTGCAATTCCTgttcaaactcaacaacaacaatg GGAGTTAGGACCCCTACCAAAGGTTTTTCCTCCCGGTTATGATGCAAATGCCCGCTGTGAATTTCATTTTGGCGCTCCTGGGCATTCGATCGAGAATTGTAAAGCATTAAAGTACAAGGTTCAAGATCTTATTGATTCTAAGGCAATCATGTTCGCCCCCAAATGA
- the LOC127130475 gene encoding uncharacterized protein LOC127130475 produces MPTLIAPEASRPASQVAPLAADPAKPADYQLLDDKIRVIKGFSAFGIDARDLFLVPNVVLPQKFKVLDLPKYKGLSCPRSQITMYCRKMASYIDNDNLLIHCFHNGLSGASMDWYMGLEHSKIWSWRDLSKAFLKQYNYNLDIAPIRLQLHNQSQRSNETFKEYAQCWREIASRVRLALSDNKLVDIFMGTLQGLYFEKMIDSLSTNFADMVTIGERVKSALKSGKITDIIAPQTTNKRPHGGFAKKNEGEANIVTASAHPRY; encoded by the coding sequence ATGCCAACTCTGATTGCTCCAGAAGCTTCCCGACCAGCCAGTCAGGTCGCTCCTCTCGCTGCTGATCCGGCCAAACCTGCGGATTATCAGCTCTTGGATGACAAAATCAGGGTCATTAAGGGTTTTTCCGCCTTCGGTATAGACGCTCGAGACCTCTTCTTGGTCCCGAATGTGGTACTCCCGCAAAAATTCAAGGTGCTTGACCTTCCAAAGTATAAGGGCCTCAGCTGTCCACGCAGTCAGATCACCATGTACTGCCGGAAAATGGCCTCATACATCGATAATGACAACCTCCTGATTCATTGCTTCCATAATGGCCTGTCTGGGGCTTCCATGGATTGGTACATGGGTCTAGAGCACTCAAAGATCTGGTCATGGAGGGATCTCTCTAAGGCGTTCTTGAAACAATATAATTACAACCTTGACATAGCTCCGATAAGGCTTCAACTACATAATCAGTCTCAAAGATCTAAtgaaaccttcaaggaatatgctcaatGTTGGCGCGAAATTGCGTCTAGAGTCCGGCTAGCATTATCTGACAACAAATTAGTAGATATCTTCATGGGTACACTGCAAGGGCTATATTTTGAGAAGATGATCGACAGTTTGTCAACAAATTTTGCTGATATGGTAACCATCGGGGAGCGTGTTAAGAGTGCGCTGAAATCGGGAAAAATCACAGACATAATCGCACCACAGACAACAAACAAGAGACCGCATGGGGGCTTCGCAAAGAAGAATGAGGGGGAAGCAAACATCGTGACGGCGAGTGCTCACCCCCGATATTAA